A DNA window from Falco naumanni isolate bFalNau1 chromosome Z, bFalNau1.pat, whole genome shotgun sequence contains the following coding sequences:
- the KCNV2 gene encoding potassium voltage-gated channel subfamily V member 2, producing the protein MLQFNMRRQFPFLKHKGSEREAPSVLLEPNKGKNDEGMHVDKQSGFSATAPLNSQPLLLLGPEGNYNYYVDDEDEEEEEKEQEQGKWPSGDIFDGEKKPSSSIPCSPVLSSGALAKASTSPVLNINVGGQSYHLTYQAVAIYPKTRLGRLATSTDRRCQLGLCDDYAAQVDEYFFDRDPAVFQLVYNFYASGVLHVRDELCPRSFLEELSYWGVRLKYTPRCCRICFEERRDELSEQLKVQRELRSQAEAQENEQLFHHMRYYGPQRWRLWNLMEKPFSSVTAKVMAVASSFFVLISVVALALNTVEEMQQVDHKSGDSRPVLEHIETLCIAFFTLEYLLRLVSTPDLRRFASSALNAVDLIAILPLYLQLLLECFADDDQPRGRGSQHEHDIEKVGRVGKVGQVLRIMRLMRIFRILKLARHSTGLRAFGFTLRQCYQQVGCLLLFIAMGIFAFSAMVYTVEHDVSSTNFTSIPHAWWWAAVSISTVGYGDMCPETHLGRLFAFLCIAFGIILNGMPISILYNKFSDYYSKLKAYEYTALKKERGKVDFTRRAMKKISECCGEGAAQPLSQH; encoded by the exons ATGTTGCAGTTTAACATGCGGAGACAATTTCCTTTCCTAAAGCATAAAGGCAGTGAAAGAGAAGCACCCAGTGTCCTCCTGGAGCCCAACAAGGGGAAGAATGACGAAGGCATGCATGTAGATAAGCAGAGTGGCTTTTCTGCTACTGCTCCATTGAactcccagcccctgctgctcctgggaccTGAGGGGAATTACAACTATTATGTGGAtgatgaagatgaggaagaggaagagaaagaacaagaacaagGAAAATGGCCAAGTGGAGACATAtttgatggagaaaaaaagccctcatCATCCATTCCTTGCTCCCCTGTGCTTTCCTCTGGAGCCCTGGCTAAGGCTTCCACTTCACCTGTGCTGAACATCAATGTTGGTGGCCAAAGCTACCACCTCACCTACCAGGCAGTGGCCATCTACCCCAAGACGCGCCTGGGCCGCCTGGCTACCTCCACTGACCGTCGCTGCCAGCTGGGCCTGTGTGATGACTACGCTGCCCAGGTAGATGAGTATTTCTTTGACCGGGACCCGGCTGTCTTCCAGCTGGTGTACAACTTCTATGCCTCGGGGGTGCTGCATGTGCGGGATGAGCTGTGCCCCCGTAGCTTCCTGGAGGAACTAAGCTACTGGGGCGTACGGCTCAAATACACACCTCGTTGTTGCCGCATTTGCTTTGAGGAGCGCCGTGACGAGCTGAGCGAGCAGCTCAAGGTCCAGCGCGAGCTGCGCTCCCAGGCAGAGGCTCAGGAGAATGAACAGCTCTTCCACCACATGCGTTACTATGGTCCCCAGCGCTGGCGCCTCTGGAACCTTATGGAGAAGCCCTTCTCCTCTGTCACTGCTAAGGTGATGGCAGTGGCCTCCAGCTTCTTCGTGCTTATCTCCGTGGTGGCCCTGGCACTCAACACAGTGGAGGAGATGCAGCAAGTAGACCATAAAAGTGGTGACAGCCGGCCTGTCTTGGAGCACATTGAGACCCTGTGCATTGCGTTCTTCACACTGGAGTACCTGCTGCGTTTGGTCTCTACCCCAGACCTACGCCGCTTTGCCAGCAGCGCCCTCAATGCAGTAGACCTTATTGCTATCCTGCCCCTctacctgcagctgctgctcgAATGCTTTGCTGACGACGACCAGCCCCGAGGTCGGGGCTCTCAGCATGAGCATGATATCGAGAAGGTGGGACGGGTGGGCAAGGTGGGACAAGTGCTTCGCATCATGCGCCTCATGCGCATCTTCCGCATCCTCAAGCTGGCCCGCCACTCCACAGGGCTTCGTGCCTTCGGCTTTACCTTGCGCCAGTGCTACCAGCAGGTGGGCTGCCTTTTGCTCTTCATTGCCATGGGCATCTTCGCCTTCTCTGCCATGGTCTACACAGTGGAGCACGATGTCTCCAGCACCAACTTCACCAGCATCCCTCATGCTTGGTGGTGGGCTGCC GTCAGCATCTCTACAGTGGGATACGGAGACATGTGTCCAGAAACTCACCTTGGCCggctgtttgctttcctctgcattGCATTTGGAATAATCCTGAATGGCATGCCCATCTCCATTCTCTACAACAAATTCTCAGACTATTACAGCAAGCTGAAGGCCTACGAGTACACAGCTCTcaagaaagaaagggggaaggTGGACTTCACACGGAGAGCCATGAAGAAAATATCTGAATGCTGTGGAGAAGGTGCAGCCCAGCCTTTGTCACAGCACTGA